DNA from Bordetella genomosp. 13:
CGTCGGCGGCGCGCCCGCCAGCGCCATCGCCGAACTGGCCTCCAGCGGCAGCGGCATCGAACTGGTGCCGCTGGTCGGGCCCGAGATCGACAAGCTGCGCAGCCAGCAGCAGTTCTTCACGCCCGACGTCATTCCGGCCAACACGTACCAGGGCGTGGCCGAGGTGCGCACCATCTCCGTCAACGCGCAGATGGTCACCTCCGACAAGCTGCCCGAGGCCGTGGTCTATGAGCTGACCAAGAAGCTCTACAGCGATGCCACCCGCAAGACGCTGGACAGCGGCCATGCCAAGGGCAAGATGATCACGCTGCAGAACGCCGTGAAGGGGGCGGGCATTCCGTTCCACCCGGGCGCCGAGAAGTTCTACAAAGAAGCCTCGCTGCTGAAATAAGCGGCCGCCATTCTCATTAGCGAACGCACACGCCGCTCCCGGCTCGGGGGCGGCTGCCGCACGCCGTATCCCAGCGGGACTCTCTCCTCATGCAGATCGACCACGAAAAGACTCAGCGGCTCGCGGAGACTTACGACTCGGAAATCCGCTTTCGCCCACTGAACAAGGCGGCCACGTGGATCGTGTCGCTCCTGCTGGTGGCGCTGTCGCTGTTCCACTACTACACCGCCGGCTTCGGCCTGCTGCGCGAGGCTACGCATCGCGGCGTGCACCTGGCCTTCGTGCTGTCCCTCATCTTTCTGGTGTTCGGCTTCAGCAAGGCCCACTACCGGCGCGAGCCGCGCTCGACCTGGTACGCGCCGGGCGGCGTGCCGTTGTACGACTGGCTCATCGCCGTCGTGCTGGCGCTCAGCGTGCTGTACATCCCCTACATTTTCGAAGACCTGGCGTACCGGGTAGGCAACCCCATGCCCATGGACGTGGCCATGGGCACGGTGCTCATCATCGGGCTGCTCGAAGGGACGCGCCGCGCCATGGGCTGGCCGCTGCCGATCATTGCCCTGATCTTCATGGCATACGCCGCCTTCGGCCCGGCGTTCCCGGGTCTGCTGAAGCACGCCGGCAACAACTGGCCGCAGATCGTCAACCACATGTACCTGACCAGCCAGGGCGTCTATGGCGTGGCGGTGGGCGTTGTGGCCACCTACGTGTTCCATTTCGTGCTGTTCGGCGTGCTGGCCACGCGCATCGGACTGGGGCAGCTGTTCCTGGACACCGCCTCGGCCGTGGCTGGCCGATACGCCGGCGGCCCGGCCAAGGTTTCGGTATTCGGCTCGGCCATGTTCGGCATGCTGTCGGGCTCGTCGGTGGCCAACGCGGTCACGGTGGGCTCGCTCACCATACCCGCCATGATCCGGGTGGGCTATCCGCGCCATTTCGCCGGCGGCGTCGAGGCGGCCGCCAGCACGGGCGGCCAGATCACGCCGCCCATCATGGGCGCGGCGGCGTTCCTGATGATCGAGTTCCTGGGTATCCCTTACCAACAGATCGCCATTGCGGGCATCTTCCCCGCCGCGCTGTACTTCTTCGGCATGTTCATGCAGGTGCATTTCGAGGCCAAGCGCGAGGGGCTCCGGGGTCTGACCCCCGAAGAAATGCCACGCCTGAAGGAGTCCTTCCGCAAGCGCTGGCCGACATTGCTGCCCCTGGTGCTGCTGATCGGCGTGCTGGCCAGCGGCCGCACGCCCTATCTGGCGGCCTTCGCGGGCATCACCGGTTGCGTCCTCGTGGGGCTGCTGAATCCGGCGCAGCGCCTGCGATGGCGCGACCTGTACGAGGCCTTTGAAACCGGCGCCAAGTATGCGCTGGCCGTCGGGGCGGCGGCCGGCACGGTGGGCCTGATCATCGGCGTGGTCACCCTCACCGGCGTGGGCTTCAAGATCTCGTACATCGTGATCTCGGCGGCCCAGTGGATGGCGGCGGGCGCCGGCGCGCTGATCCCCGACGCGTTGGCCAGCGCGCAGTCGCTGACGCTGATGGCGGCGCTGCTCATGACCGGGCTGGTATGCATTCTGATGGGCTGCGGCGTGCCCACCACCGCCAACTATCTCATCATGGTGGCGGTGGCGGCGCCCACGCTGGTGCAGCTGGGAGTGCAGCCCATCGCGGCCCACTTCTTCGTGTTCTATTTCGGCATCCTGGCGGACATCACGCCACCGGTGGCGCTGGCCGCCTATGCCGCGGCGGGCATGGCGGGCAGCGATCCCTTCAGGACAGGCAACACGGCGTTCCGGCTGGGCATTACCAAGCTGCTGGTGCCATTCGTCTTCGTGTTCTCGCCGTCCCTGCTCATCTCGGTGCAGGGATTCACGTGGTACGACTTCTGGGTGACCCTGCTGGGCTGCATGGTGGGATTGGTGCTGCTGTCGGCGGCGCTGTCCCGCTACATGCTGGTCGGCATGAAGGCGTGGGAACGATGGCTGTGCACGATAGGAGCGCTGCTGACGATCGCCCCGGGGCTGACCAGCGGACTGGTGGGACTGGCCGTGGCGGCCCCCGCGCTGATCAATCAGGTGTTGCAATCGCGCACGCCCAGGGGCGCGGCCCCGGCCTGACGCGCCGCAGGAAGGTGTGGTATCCGCGATACGCGCATGGGGCGAGCCGCCCCTGCGCGGGCCCTGGGTCAAGTTGCCCCGTCAGACAAATCGGCGTAAAGTAAATTTACGTTTGCTGGTTTGCCGATATGCGGGCCGACTGTGCAAACAGGCACCTTATCGCCGCCATATGTTCGATATCCTGGTTTATCTGTTCGAAAACTATTACACGCCGCAAGCCTGTCCTGCGGCTGACGTGTTGGCCAAGCGGCTTGCCGCCGCCGGCTTCGAACACGAAGACATCGACGACGCGTTGGGTTGGCTATATGGCCTGGCCGAAACCACCGAGCGTTGCGTCGAGCTTGCCCAGGTTCCCAGCAGCGGCATTCGCATCTACACCGATTCCGAATACCAGCAGCTCGGCACTGAAGCCATCGGCTTCATCACCTTCCTGGAGTCCGCGG
Protein-coding regions in this window:
- a CDS encoding TRAP transporter permease — encoded protein: MQIDHEKTQRLAETYDSEIRFRPLNKAATWIVSLLLVALSLFHYYTAGFGLLREATHRGVHLAFVLSLIFLVFGFSKAHYRREPRSTWYAPGGVPLYDWLIAVVLALSVLYIPYIFEDLAYRVGNPMPMDVAMGTVLIIGLLEGTRRAMGWPLPIIALIFMAYAAFGPAFPGLLKHAGNNWPQIVNHMYLTSQGVYGVAVGVVATYVFHFVLFGVLATRIGLGQLFLDTASAVAGRYAGGPAKVSVFGSAMFGMLSGSSVANAVTVGSLTIPAMIRVGYPRHFAGGVEAAASTGGQITPPIMGAAAFLMIEFLGIPYQQIAIAGIFPAALYFFGMFMQVHFEAKREGLRGLTPEEMPRLKESFRKRWPTLLPLVLLIGVLASGRTPYLAAFAGITGCVLVGLLNPAQRLRWRDLYEAFETGAKYALAVGAAAGTVGLIIGVVTLTGVGFKISYIVISAAQWMAAGAGALIPDALASAQSLTLMAALLMTGLVCILMGCGVPTTANYLIMVAVAAPTLVQLGVQPIAAHFFVFYFGILADITPPVALAAYAAAGMAGSDPFRTGNTAFRLGITKLLVPFVFVFSPSLLISVQGFTWYDFWVTLLGCMVGLVLLSAALSRYMLVGMKAWERWLCTIGALLTIAPGLTSGLVGLAVAAPALINQVLQSRTPRGAAPA
- a CDS encoding DUF494 family protein encodes the protein MFDILVYLFENYYTPQACPAADVLAKRLAAAGFEHEDIDDALGWLYGLAETTERCVELAQVPSSGIRIYTDSEYQQLGTEAIGFITFLESAGVLPAPLREIVIDRALAAPETPVSLSRIKIIALMVLWSQEAEIDNLVLEELLEDEGARRLH